One Aquamicrobium sp. genomic region harbors:
- a CDS encoding ABC transporter ATP-binding protein codes for MSLLSVSGLETFYGASQALFGVDLDVAEGEVVALMGRNGMGKTTTIRSVLGLTPARAGTIRFGGADIRGLKPHRVARLGLGLVPEGRRCFPNLTVTENLLAAARPGRWTLAGIEALFPRLAERRGQMARTLSGGEQQMLAIGRALMTNPRLVILDEATEGLAPVIRTGIWAVIRTLKAEGQSILIVDKTLAELLPSADRCFVLEKGRTVWSGRPEALTPDLQDRYLGV; via the coding sequence ATGAGCCTTCTCAGCGTTTCCGGGCTCGAAACCTTCTACGGCGCCAGCCAGGCGCTGTTCGGCGTCGATCTCGACGTCGCCGAGGGCGAGGTCGTCGCCCTGATGGGCCGCAACGGCATGGGCAAGACGACGACGATCCGCTCCGTGCTCGGGCTGACGCCGGCGCGGGCCGGCACGATCCGCTTCGGCGGCGCGGACATACGCGGCCTGAAGCCGCACCGCGTCGCCCGCCTCGGGCTCGGGCTGGTGCCGGAGGGCCGGCGCTGCTTCCCCAACCTGACCGTGACCGAGAATCTTCTCGCCGCCGCCCGGCCCGGCCGCTGGACGCTTGCCGGGATCGAGGCGCTGTTTCCGCGCCTTGCCGAGCGGCGTGGCCAGATGGCGCGCACGCTGTCCGGCGGCGAGCAGCAGATGCTGGCCATCGGCCGGGCGCTGATGACCAATCCCCGCCTCGTCATCCTCGACGAGGCGACCGAAGGGCTCGCCCCGGTGATCCGCACCGGCATCTGGGCCGTGATCCGCACCCTGAAGGCCGAGGGGCAGTCGATCCTGATCGTCGACAAGACGCTCGCCGAGCTGCTGCCCTCGGCCGACCGCTGCTTCGTGCTGGAAAAGGGCCGCACCGTATGGAGCGGCCGGCCGGAGGCGCTGACCCCCGACCTTCAGGACCGTTACCTCGGCGTCTGA
- the rnk gene encoding nucleoside diphosphate kinase regulator, translating into MSKPSIVVNKTDHARLTQLANGLLDRKPEMAEELLMELERARVVEKGASLQGTVQMGATVGYETNDGQARTVTLVYPADADISQGKVSILTPIGTALLGLKAGQSIDWIANDGRSHRLTIVSVEMPEGEAGQ; encoded by the coding sequence ATGAGCAAACCCAGCATCGTCGTGAACAAGACAGATCATGCCCGCCTGACCCAGCTTGCCAACGGCCTGCTCGACCGCAAGCCGGAGATGGCCGAGGAGCTCCTGATGGAGCTGGAGCGCGCGCGCGTCGTCGAGAAGGGCGCGTCGCTCCAGGGCACCGTGCAGATGGGCGCGACCGTCGGCTACGAGACCAATGACGGCCAGGCCCGCACGGTCACGCTGGTCTATCCGGCCGACGCCGACATCTCGCAGGGCAAGGTGTCGATCCTGACGCCGATCGGCACCGCGCTGCTCGGCCTCAAGGCCGGCCAGTCCATCGACTGGATCGCCAATGACGGCCGCTCGCACCGGCTGACCATCGTCTCCGTCGAGATGCCGGAAGGCGAAGCCGGGCAATGA
- a CDS encoding ABC transporter ATP-binding protein, which translates to MAEPVLAIRDLNKSFGALKATEGVSLDLKPGEIHALIGPNGAGKSTLIHQIAGTLRPDSGTVHFLGEDITALGVAARARLGLGRSFQVSSLAPEFSALRNVMLAVQAKAGSSFRFFRPVMRDSALIEPAMAALARVGLQDRARVPAAELSHGERRQLEIAIALALGSKAFLLDEPMAGMGPDGSRALTAFLDGLRTEAPILLVEHDMDAVFALADRVSVLVYGRINASGTVEDIRADPEVRRAYLGDAA; encoded by the coding sequence ATGGCTGAGCCGGTTCTCGCCATCCGCGACCTGAACAAGAGCTTCGGCGCGCTGAAGGCGACCGAGGGCGTCTCGCTCGACCTGAAGCCCGGCGAGATCCACGCGCTGATCGGCCCGAACGGGGCCGGCAAGTCGACGCTGATCCACCAGATCGCCGGCACGCTGCGCCCCGACAGCGGCACGGTGCATTTCCTCGGTGAGGACATCACCGCGCTCGGCGTTGCGGCAAGGGCGCGGCTCGGGCTGGGGCGCTCGTTCCAGGTGTCCTCGCTGGCGCCCGAATTCTCGGCGCTGCGCAACGTGATGCTCGCGGTGCAGGCGAAGGCGGGCTCATCGTTCCGCTTCTTCAGGCCGGTGATGCGCGACAGCGCGCTGATCGAACCGGCCATGGCGGCGCTGGCGCGCGTCGGCCTGCAGGACCGCGCCCGCGTGCCGGCGGCCGAGCTTTCGCATGGCGAGCGCCGCCAGCTCGAGATCGCCATTGCGCTGGCGCTCGGCTCGAAGGCCTTCCTGCTCGACGAGCCGATGGCCGGCATGGGACCGGACGGCTCGCGCGCTCTGACCGCCTTCCTCGACGGCCTACGCACCGAGGCGCCGATCCTGCTGGTCGAGCACGACATGGACGCGGTGTTCGCGCTCGCCGACCGCGTCTCGGTCCTCGTCTACGGCCGGATCAACGCCTCGGGCACGGTCGAGGACATCCGCGCCGACCCTGAAGTGCGCCGCGCCTATCTGGGGGACGCGGCATGA
- a CDS encoding AMP-binding protein gives MLGPSAHVDTFSRDNLPPAEEWPDLKLDGFDYPERLNCAVELTDRMVEKGFGDRTALIGNGRRRTYKELADWTNRLARALVENYGVVPGNRVLIRAPNNPAMVACWLAATKAGAVVVNTMPMLRAGELGKIVDKAEIQLALCDTRIKDELVACAKESRFLRQVIGFDGTANHDAELDRAALDKPVSFDAVATGRDDVCLLGFTSGTTGAPKATMQFHRDVLIIADGYAREVLGVTPDDVFVGSPPLAFTFGLGGLAVFPLRFGATATLLESATPPNMVEIIQKYRATISFTAPTAYRAMLKAMDEGADLSSLRIAVSAGETLPAPVYEEWERKTGKPILDGIGATEMLHIFITNRLDDRAPGVTGRPVTGYEAMIVDEEMKPVKRGVVGRLAVRGPTGCRYLADERQKNYVRDGWNLTGDSFVEDEDGRFRFAARSDDMILSSGYNIAGPEVEAALLSHPLVAECAVIGAPDEARGQIVEAHVVLANGAPDGPETAKLLQEHVKATIAPYKYPRVVRFVDALPKTQTGKIQRFRLREGAS, from the coding sequence ATGCTGGGACCGTCCGCGCATGTCGACACGTTTTCCCGCGACAACCTGCCGCCGGCGGAGGAATGGCCGGACCTGAAGCTCGACGGGTTCGACTATCCCGAACGGCTCAACTGCGCGGTCGAGCTGACCGACCGCATGGTGGAGAAGGGCTTCGGCGACCGCACGGCGCTGATCGGCAACGGCAGGCGGCGCACCTACAAGGAGCTTGCCGACTGGACCAACCGGCTCGCCCGCGCGCTCGTCGAGAATTACGGCGTCGTGCCCGGCAACCGGGTGCTGATCCGCGCGCCCAACAACCCGGCGATGGTGGCCTGCTGGCTCGCCGCCACCAAGGCGGGCGCGGTCGTCGTCAACACCATGCCGATGCTGCGCGCGGGCGAGCTCGGCAAGATCGTCGACAAGGCCGAAATCCAGCTCGCCCTGTGCGACACGCGCATCAAGGACGAGCTGGTGGCCTGCGCCAAGGAGAGCCGGTTCCTGCGCCAGGTCATCGGCTTCGACGGCACGGCCAATCATGACGCCGAGCTCGACCGCGCCGCGCTCGACAAGCCGGTTTCCTTCGACGCGGTCGCTACGGGCCGCGACGACGTCTGCCTGCTGGGCTTCACCTCCGGCACCACGGGCGCGCCCAAGGCGACGATGCAATTCCACCGCGACGTGCTGATCATCGCCGACGGCTACGCCAGGGAAGTGCTCGGCGTCACGCCCGACGACGTCTTCGTCGGCTCGCCGCCGCTCGCCTTCACCTTCGGCCTCGGCGGGCTCGCCGTGTTCCCGCTGCGCTTCGGCGCGACGGCGACGCTGCTCGAGAGCGCGACGCCGCCCAACATGGTCGAGATCATCCAGAAATACCGGGCGACGATCTCCTTCACCGCGCCCACCGCCTACCGGGCGATGCTGAAGGCGATGGACGAGGGCGCGGACCTGTCCTCGCTGCGCATCGCCGTCTCGGCCGGCGAGACGCTGCCCGCCCCGGTCTACGAGGAATGGGAGCGGAAGACCGGCAAGCCGATCCTCGACGGCATCGGCGCGACCGAGATGCTGCACATCTTCATCACCAACCGCCTCGACGACCGCGCCCCCGGCGTCACCGGCCGGCCGGTGACGGGCTACGAGGCGATGATCGTCGACGAGGAGATGAAGCCGGTGAAGCGCGGCGTGGTCGGGCGGCTGGCCGTGCGCGGCCCGACCGGCTGCCGCTATCTCGCCGACGAAAGGCAGAAGAACTATGTCCGCGACGGCTGGAACCTGACGGGCGATTCCTTCGTCGAGGACGAGGACGGCCGTTTCCGCTTCGCCGCGCGCTCGGACGACATGATCCTGTCCTCCGGCTACAACATCGCCGGGCCGGAAGTGGAGGCGGCCTTGCTGTCGCACCCTCTGGTCGCCGAATGCGCGGTGATCGGCGCGCCGGACGAGGCGCGCGGCCAGATCGTCGAGGCGCATGTCGTGCTGGCGAACGGCGCGCCGGACGGGCCCGAGACGGCGAAGCTGCTTCAGGAGCACGTCAAGGCGACCATCGCGCCCTACAAATATCCGCGCGTCGTCAGGTTCGTCGACGCCCTGCCGAAGACGCAGACCGGCAAGATCCAGCGCTTCCGGCTGCGGGAGGGGGCATCGTGA
- a CDS encoding branched-chain amino acid ABC transporter permease: MSRETALSIVLVLVLLAIPYAALELGKPFYVTLATRMAILALAAVGLNIALGLGGLVSFGHAAFFGVGGYAAGILASHAFAGQPLDFGLFSVPGTKTMPVIWLVAVAVGGLLAAAIGAISLRTSGVYFIMITLAFAQMTYYFAVSWPAYGGEDGLSITLRNGFPGVNTLVPINFFLIAWVLLVAALVLFSALKGSRFGAALQAARQNEVRVATVGIEPYRIRLAAFVLSGMITALAGALYADLNRFVSPSMLSWHMSGEFIVLIILGGVGRLAGPVAGAMLFVLFEFLLGGLTERWQFFLGLVLLGVVLFARGGLVGLVAGRPRHG, from the coding sequence ATCTCCCGCGAAACCGCGCTCAGTATCGTTCTCGTCCTCGTCCTGCTGGCGATCCCCTATGCCGCGCTGGAACTCGGCAAGCCGTTCTACGTGACGCTGGCGACGCGCATGGCGATCCTCGCCCTCGCGGCCGTCGGCCTCAACATCGCGCTCGGCCTCGGCGGGCTGGTCTCGTTCGGCCATGCCGCCTTCTTCGGCGTCGGCGGCTATGCGGCGGGCATCCTCGCCTCGCACGCCTTCGCCGGCCAGCCGCTCGATTTCGGCCTGTTTTCCGTGCCCGGCACCAAGACCATGCCGGTGATCTGGCTCGTCGCCGTCGCGGTCGGCGGGCTGCTGGCGGCGGCCATCGGCGCGATCAGCCTCCGCACCTCGGGCGTCTACTTCATCATGATCACGCTCGCCTTCGCGCAGATGACCTACTATTTCGCCGTCTCCTGGCCGGCCTATGGCGGCGAGGACGGGCTGTCGATCACGCTGCGCAACGGCTTTCCCGGCGTCAACACGCTGGTGCCGATCAACTTCTTCCTGATCGCCTGGGTCCTGCTCGTCGCCGCGCTCGTGCTGTTTTCGGCGCTGAAGGGCTCGCGCTTCGGCGCGGCGCTCCAGGCGGCGCGGCAGAACGAGGTGCGCGTCGCCACCGTCGGCATCGAGCCCTACCGCATCCGGCTCGCCGCCTTCGTCCTCTCCGGCATGATCACCGCGCTCGCCGGCGCGCTCTATGCGGACCTGAACCGCTTCGTCAGCCCCTCGATGCTGTCGTGGCACATGTCGGGCGAGTTCATCGTCCTCATCATCCTCGGCGGCGTCGGCCGGCTCGCCGGCCCGGTCGCCGGGGCCATGCTGTTCGTGCTGTTCGAGTTCCTGCTCGGCGGGCTGACGGAACGCTGGCAGTTCTTCCTCGGCCTCGTCCTGCTCGGCGTCGTGCTGTTCGCCCGCGGCGGGCTCGTCGGCCTTGTCGCCGGGAGGCCGCGCCATGGCTGA
- a CDS encoding branched-chain amino acid ABC transporter permease, whose amino-acid sequence MQTALFIEQLLNGLQLGVMLFLMAAGLTLIFGVMGLINLAHGSLYMVGAFACAVTAAATGSFWLGLAASLAAAAAAGAVVEILVIRRLYERDHLDQVLATFALILIFSEGTRWLFGSFPLYLDIPPLLQGTVALPGGSRYQLYRLAIIGVGVAVALGLYLLIARTRLGMRIRAGESDREMIGALGVDIRTLYTIVFALGAALAGLAGAMVGALQSVQVGMGEPVLILAFVVIVIGGIGSIKGALIGAVIVGVVDTMGRFLLPQLFGLMMPPSQAGLVGGALASMLIYIVMAVVLAVKPQGLFPAAKG is encoded by the coding sequence TTGCAGACCGCGCTTTTCATCGAACAGCTCCTGAACGGGCTCCAGCTCGGGGTGATGCTGTTCCTCATGGCCGCCGGGCTGACGCTGATCTTCGGCGTGATGGGGCTGATCAACCTCGCCCACGGCTCGCTCTACATGGTCGGGGCCTTCGCCTGCGCCGTCACGGCGGCGGCGACCGGCTCGTTCTGGCTCGGCCTCGCCGCCAGTCTCGCGGCCGCGGCGGCAGCCGGCGCGGTGGTCGAGATCCTCGTCATCCGCCGGCTCTACGAGCGCGACCATCTCGACCAGGTGCTGGCCACCTTCGCGCTGATCCTGATCTTCTCGGAAGGCACACGCTGGCTGTTCGGCTCGTTCCCGCTCTATCTCGACATCCCGCCGCTGCTTCAGGGCACGGTGGCGCTTCCGGGCGGCTCGCGCTACCAGCTCTACCGGCTGGCCATCATCGGCGTCGGCGTCGCGGTGGCCCTGGGGCTCTATCTGCTGATCGCGAGAACGCGGCTCGGCATGCGCATCCGGGCCGGCGAAAGCGACCGCGAGATGATCGGCGCGCTCGGCGTCGACATCCGCACGCTCTACACCATCGTCTTCGCGCTCGGCGCGGCGCTCGCCGGCCTTGCGGGCGCGATGGTGGGGGCGCTGCAATCCGTGCAGGTCGGCATGGGCGAGCCGGTGCTGATCCTCGCCTTCGTCGTCATCGTCATCGGCGGCATCGGCTCGATCAAGGGCGCGCTCATCGGCGCGGTGATCGTCGGCGTCGTCGACACGATGGGCCGCTTCCTGCTGCCGCAACTGTTCGGGCTGATGATGCCGCCCTCGCAGGCCGGCCTCGTCGGCGGCGCGCTCGCCTCGATGCTGATCTACATCGTCATGGCGGTGGTGCTCGCGGTGAAGCCGCAGGGCCTGTTTCCGGCGGCAAAGGGGTGA
- the kynA gene encoding tryptophan 2,3-dioxygenase, with protein MTDPRDTQGIEGAETDFRGRMAYGDYLHLEKILDAQEPLSASPDELLFIIQHQTSELWMKLAIHEVTGAIAAIRTDDVRPAFKMLTRVARIFEQLNNAWDVLRTMTPSEYTRFRGALGQSSGFQSWQYRAIEFLAGNRNLAMLKPHAHRPQIIERLEAILARPSLYDEALLLIHRNGFDIGADALRSDWRETRRPSEAVIAAWRKVYRQPERHWALYELAEKLVDFEDYFRRWRFNHVTTVERIIGLKRGTGGTQGVSYLRRMLEVELFPELWKVRTEL; from the coding sequence GTGACCGACCCTCGCGACACGCAGGGCATCGAGGGCGCCGAGACCGATTTCCGCGGCCGCATGGCCTATGGCGACTATCTGCACCTCGAGAAGATCCTCGACGCGCAGGAGCCGCTGTCAGCCTCGCCGGACGAATTGCTGTTCATCATCCAGCACCAGACCTCCGAACTGTGGATGAAGCTCGCGATCCATGAAGTGACGGGCGCGATCGCTGCGATCCGCACCGACGACGTGCGCCCGGCCTTCAAGATGCTGACGCGGGTGGCGCGCATCTTCGAGCAGCTGAACAATGCCTGGGACGTGCTGCGCACGATGACGCCGAGCGAATACACGCGCTTTCGCGGCGCGCTCGGCCAGTCCTCCGGCTTCCAGTCGTGGCAGTACCGCGCCATCGAGTTCCTCGCCGGCAACCGCAACCTTGCCATGCTGAAGCCGCACGCGCACCGGCCGCAGATCATCGAGCGGCTGGAGGCGATCCTCGCCCGGCCGAGCCTCTACGATGAGGCGCTGCTTCTCATCCACCGCAACGGGTTCGACATCGGCGCGGACGCGTTGCGCAGCGACTGGCGGGAGACGCGCAGGCCGAGCGAGGCGGTGATCGCGGCGTGGCGAAAGGTCTATCGCCAGCCGGAGCGCCACTGGGCGCTCTACGAGCTGGCCGAGAAGCTGGTCGATTTCGAGGATTATTTCCGCCGCTGGCGCTTCAACCACGTCACCACGGTCGAGCGCATCATCGGCCTGAAGCGCGGCACCGGCGGCACGCAGGGCGTCTCCTATCTCCGGCGCATGCTGGAGGTGGAGCTTTTCCCCGAACTATGGAAGGTGAGGACGGAGCTTTAA
- a CDS encoding acyl-CoA dehydrogenase family protein, whose product MPDRSFLDWPFLDDAHRNHAARLERWCGDNLPADHGDVDAACRKLVAALGEAGWLLPTAVDPDDPRPLDVRTLCISRETLARHDGLADFAFAMQGLGTGAISLFGSPGQKEWLRKTRAGTALSAFALSEPRSGSDVANMEMTAARDGGDYVLSGEKTWISNGGIADVYCVFARTGEAPAAKGISAFVVPADTAGLTVAERLEVVAPHPLARLAFDDVRVPASAMIGRPGEGFRIAMSVLDVFRSTVGAAALGFARRALDETIARVRERELFGAPLFDLQMVQGHVADMALDVDAAALLIYRAAWVKDRGAARVTREAAMAKLYATDRAQAVIDKAVQLHGGDGVRRGHIVESLYREIRALRIYEGASDVQKVVIARQTMGA is encoded by the coding sequence ATGCCTGACCGCTCCTTCCTCGACTGGCCGTTCCTCGATGATGCCCACCGCAACCATGCGGCGCGGCTCGAACGCTGGTGCGGCGATAACCTTCCCGCCGATCATGGCGATGTCGACGCCGCCTGCCGCAAGCTGGTCGCGGCGCTAGGCGAGGCCGGCTGGCTCCTGCCGACGGCGGTCGATCCCGACGATCCGCGCCCGCTCGACGTGCGCACGCTGTGCATCAGCCGCGAGACGCTGGCGCGCCATGACGGGCTGGCCGATTTCGCCTTCGCCATGCAGGGGCTCGGCACCGGCGCGATCAGCCTGTTCGGCTCGCCCGGGCAGAAGGAATGGCTGAGGAAGACCCGCGCCGGCACGGCGCTGTCGGCCTTCGCGCTCTCCGAGCCGCGCTCGGGCTCCGACGTCGCCAACATGGAGATGACGGCGGCGCGCGACGGCGGCGACTACGTGCTGTCGGGCGAGAAGACGTGGATCTCCAACGGTGGCATCGCCGATGTCTATTGCGTGTTCGCCCGCACCGGCGAGGCGCCGGCGGCGAAAGGCATCTCGGCCTTCGTCGTGCCGGCCGACACGGCCGGCCTCACCGTCGCCGAGCGGCTGGAGGTGGTGGCGCCGCATCCCCTCGCCCGGCTCGCCTTCGACGACGTGCGCGTGCCGGCCTCGGCGATGATCGGCAGGCCGGGTGAAGGCTTCCGCATCGCCATGTCGGTGCTCGACGTGTTCCGCTCGACGGTCGGGGCCGCCGCGCTCGGCTTCGCGCGCCGGGCGCTGGATGAAACCATCGCACGGGTGCGCGAGCGCGAGCTGTTCGGCGCGCCGCTGTTCGACCTCCAGATGGTGCAGGGCCACGTCGCCGACATGGCGCTCGATGTCGACGCCGCGGCGCTGCTCATCTACCGCGCGGCATGGGTGAAGGATCGCGGCGCGGCGCGCGTCACCCGCGAGGCGGCGATGGCCAAGCTCTACGCCACCGACCGGGCACAGGCCGTCATCGACAAGGCGGTGCAGCTTCACGGCGGCGACGGCGTGCGGCGCGGCCACATCGTCGAAAGCCTCTATCGCGAGATCAGGGCGCTGCGCATCTACGAGGGCGCATCGGACGTGCAGAAGGTGGTGATCGCCCGCCAGACCATGGGAGCATGA
- a CDS encoding ABC transporter substrate-binding protein translates to MRKLIAASAIALATGMSGGAFAEPVKVGLITTLSGGGAGLGIDARDGFLLALKNAGDAAAEIEVVTEDDGQKPELAVQIADKMVQSDQVDILTGIIWSNLAMAVVPGAVAQGKFYISVNAGPSALAGAQCHENYFNVAYQNDNFHEAMGQYANETYKKTFILAPNYPAGTDSLTGFKRYYKNELAGEVYTQVGQTDYAAEIAQIRASGADSVFIFLPGGMGIAFVKQYAQSGVDIPLIGPGFSFSQDVLPAIGDAALGVRNSASWAKDLDNDASKKFVETFQAEYGRLPSIYAAQAYDTGSLIVAAAAKASVKDADAFRAALKEADFDSVRGKFSFNTNNHPIQDIYVREVVKEGDVLTNKIIGTAFTDHKDAYAEQCALN, encoded by the coding sequence ATGCGTAAACTGATTGCGGCGAGCGCCATTGCGCTTGCGACGGGTATGAGCGGCGGGGCGTTTGCCGAGCCGGTCAAGGTCGGCCTCATCACCACGCTTTCGGGCGGCGGCGCGGGCCTGGGCATCGACGCCCGCGACGGCTTCCTGCTGGCGCTGAAGAACGCCGGCGACGCCGCGGCCGAGATCGAGGTCGTCACCGAGGACGACGGCCAGAAGCCGGAGCTGGCGGTGCAGATCGCCGACAAGATGGTCCAGTCCGACCAGGTCGACATCCTGACCGGCATCATCTGGTCGAACCTCGCCATGGCCGTGGTGCCGGGCGCGGTGGCGCAGGGCAAGTTCTACATCTCGGTCAATGCCGGCCCCTCGGCGCTGGCCGGCGCGCAGTGCCACGAGAACTATTTCAACGTCGCCTACCAGAACGACAATTTCCACGAGGCGATGGGCCAGTACGCCAACGAGACGTACAAGAAGACCTTCATCCTCGCCCCCAACTACCCGGCGGGCACGGATTCGCTGACCGGCTTCAAGCGCTACTACAAGAACGAGCTGGCCGGCGAGGTCTACACCCAGGTCGGCCAGACCGACTACGCGGCCGAGATCGCGCAGATCCGTGCCTCGGGCGCGGATTCGGTGTTCATCTTCTTGCCGGGCGGCATGGGTATCGCCTTCGTCAAGCAATACGCCCAGTCGGGTGTCGACATCCCGCTGATCGGCCCCGGTTTCTCCTTCAGCCAGGACGTGCTGCCGGCGATCGGCGACGCGGCGCTCGGCGTCAGGAACTCGGCGAGCTGGGCCAAGGACCTCGACAACGACGCGTCGAAGAAGTTCGTCGAGACCTTCCAGGCCGAATATGGTCGCCTGCCCTCGATCTACGCCGCGCAGGCCTACGACACCGGCAGCCTGATCGTCGCGGCGGCGGCGAAGGCCAGCGTCAAGGACGCCGACGCCTTCCGCGCCGCGCTGAAGGAAGCCGACTTCGACAGCGTGCGCGGAAAATTCTCCTTCAACACCAACAACCACCCGATCCAGGACATCTATGTCCGCGAGGTGGTGAAGGAGGGCGACGTGCTGACCAACAAGATCATCGGCACCGCCTTCACCGACCACAAGGACGCCTATGCGGAGCAGTGCGCGCTGAACTAG
- a CDS encoding O-acetylhomoserine aminocarboxypropyltransferase/cysteine synthase family protein produces the protein MTDRQLHPETLALHAGWRADPSTGSVAVPIHQTTSYQFNDTDHAANLFALKEFGNIYTRIMNPTVDVLEKRVAALEGGVGALAVASGQAASAYAIQNLARAGDNVVSSTDLYGGTWNLFANTLKDQGIEVRFVDPADPEAFRRATDERTRAYYAETLPNPKLTVFPIAEVAAIGREFGIPLIVDNTAAPLLARPFDHGAAVVVYSTTKYIGGHGTSIGGLIVDGGNFDWAAHPERQPALNTPDPSYHGAVWTEAVKPLGPIAYIIKARVTLLRDLGGALSPFNAFQLIQGLETLPLRIERHVANAQKVADWLAARPEVTRVIHPSQQTGAARERADKYLGGAYGGLIGFELKGGLEAGKKFINALELLYHVANIGDARSLAIHPASTTHSQLTPQEQEAAGVSPGYVRLSIGLEHIDDILADIERGLNAAK, from the coding sequence ATGACCGACAGGCAGCTTCACCCCGAGACGCTGGCGCTTCACGCCGGCTGGCGCGCCGACCCGAGCACGGGCTCTGTCGCGGTGCCGATCCACCAGACCACCTCCTATCAGTTCAACGACACCGACCATGCTGCCAACCTGTTCGCGCTGAAGGAATTCGGCAACATCTACACCCGCATCATGAACCCGACCGTCGACGTGCTCGAAAAGCGCGTCGCCGCGCTGGAAGGCGGCGTCGGCGCGCTCGCCGTCGCCTCCGGTCAGGCCGCCTCCGCCTATGCCATCCAGAACCTCGCCCGCGCCGGCGACAACGTCGTCTCCTCTACCGATCTCTATGGCGGCACCTGGAACCTCTTCGCCAACACGCTGAAGGACCAGGGCATCGAGGTCCGCTTCGTCGATCCGGCCGACCCGGAGGCGTTCCGCCGCGCCACCGACGAGCGCACCCGCGCCTATTACGCCGAGACGCTGCCGAACCCGAAGCTGACCGTGTTTCCCATCGCCGAGGTCGCCGCGATCGGCCGCGAATTCGGCATCCCGCTCATCGTCGACAACACCGCCGCCCCGCTTCTCGCCCGCCCGTTCGACCACGGCGCGGCCGTCGTCGTCTATTCGACGACCAAGTATATCGGCGGTCACGGCACCTCGATCGGCGGCCTGATCGTCGATGGCGGCAATTTCGACTGGGCCGCCCATCCCGAGCGCCAGCCGGCCCTCAACACGCCGGACCCGAGCTACCACGGCGCGGTGTGGACCGAGGCGGTCAAACCGCTCGGCCCCATCGCCTACATCATCAAGGCCCGCGTGACGCTGCTGCGCGATCTCGGCGGGGCGCTGTCGCCCTTCAACGCCTTCCAGCTGATCCAGGGCCTCGAAACCCTGCCGCTGCGCATCGAGCGCCACGTCGCCAACGCGCAGAAGGTGGCGGACTGGCTCGCCGCCCGGCCCGAGGTCACGCGCGTCATCCATCCCTCGCAGCAGACGGGCGCGGCGCGCGAGCGAGCGGACAAGTATCTCGGCGGCGCCTATGGCGGCCTCATCGGCTTCGAGCTGAAGGGCGGCCTCGAGGCCGGCAAGAAGTTCATCAACGCGCTCGAGCTGCTCTATCACGTCGCCAATATCGGCGATGCGAGAAGCCTCGCGATCCACCCGGCCTCGACCACCCATTCGCAGCTCACGCCGCAGGAGCAGGAAGCGGCCGGCGTGTCGCCCGGCTATGTGCGCCTGTCCATCGGCCTCGAACATATCGACGACATCCTCGCCGACATCGAGCGCGGCCTGAACGCGGCGAAGTAG
- a CDS encoding RidA family protein has product MTSHQILHPATWKKAAGYANGILAEGRTVWIGGQIGWNGDQVFEAHDLVGQTRQTLENVLAILAEAGGRPEHIVRMTWYVKDKRDYLANLKGIGEAYRGAMGRHFPAMTMVQVADLIEDEAVVEIEATAVLPG; this is encoded by the coding sequence ATGACCTCGCACCAGATCCTCCACCCCGCCACCTGGAAGAAGGCCGCCGGCTACGCCAACGGCATCCTCGCCGAGGGCCGCACGGTCTGGATCGGCGGCCAGATCGGCTGGAACGGGGACCAGGTCTTCGAGGCGCACGACCTCGTCGGGCAGACCCGCCAGACGCTGGAGAACGTGCTCGCCATCCTCGCCGAGGCCGGCGGGCGGCCCGAGCACATCGTGCGCATGACCTGGTACGTCAAGGACAAGAGGGACTATCTCGCCAACCTCAAGGGCATCGGCGAGGCCTATCGCGGGGCGATGGGCCGGCACTTCCCGGCCATGACCATGGTGCAGGTCGCAGACCTGATCGAGGACGAGGCCGTGGTCGAGATCGAGGCCACCGCCGTCCTGCCCGGCTGA